From Lonchura striata isolate bLonStr1 chromosome 3, bLonStr1.mat, whole genome shotgun sequence, one genomic window encodes:
- the PELI1 gene encoding E3 ubiquitin-protein ligase pellino homolog 1 isoform X1 yields the protein MYRKSKWKHGYNLEGLGHGNNEKSVPQLLIRDLKFEKSLAKLMFSPDQENHPSKAPVKYGELIVLGYNGSLPNGDRGRRKSRFALFKRPKANGVKPSTVHIACTPQAAKAISNKDQHSISYTLSRAQTVVVEYTHDSNTDMFQIGRSTESPIDFVVTDTVPGSQSNSDTQSVQSTISRFACRIICERNPPFTARIYAAGFDSSKNIFLGEKAAKWKTSDGQMDGLTTNGVLVMHPRNGFTEDSKPGVWREISVCGNVFSLRETRSAQQRGKMVENETNQLQDGSLIDLCGATLLWRTAEGLARTPTVKHLEALRQEINAARPQCPVGFNTLAFPSMKRKDVVDEKQPWVYLNCGHVHGYHNWGNKEERDGKDRECPMCRSVGPYVPLWLGCEAGFYVDAGPPTHAFSPCGHVCSEKTTAYWSQIPLPHGTHTFHAACPFCAHQLAGEQGYIRLIFQGPLD from the exons ATGTACCGTAAATCCAAGTGGAAGCACGGGTACAATCTCGAGGGGCTTGGACACG gaaataatgaaaaaagtgTGCCACAACTCTTGATCAGAGACCTGAAGTTTGAGAAGTCATTAGCTAAGCTCATGTTTTCTCCTGATCAAGAAAATCATCCATCAAAAGCACCAGTCAAATATGGTGAATTGATTGTATTGGG GTACAATGGGTCTCTCCCAAATGGAGAtagaggaagaaggaaaagtaGGTTTGCTTTATTTAAAAGGCCCAAGGCAAATGGGGTGAAACCCAGCACTGTGCACATTGCCTGTACCCCTCAAGCAGCAAAG GCAATAAGTAATAAGGACCAACACAGCATATCTTACACTTTGTCTCGAGCCCAGACAGTAGTGGTTGAATATACTCATGACAGCAACACAGATATGTTCCAG ATTGGTCGGTCAACAGAGAGTCCTATAGACTTCGTAGTAACAGATACAGTTCCTGGGAGTCAGAGTAATTCAGATACACAGTCTGTGCAGAGCACAATATCCAGGTTTGCCTGCAGAATCATATGTGAACGTAACCCTCCCTTTACAGCAAGAATATATGCTGCAGGATTTGACTCctcaaaaaacatttttcttggg GAGAAAGCTGCAAAGTGGAAGACATCAGATGGGCAAATGGATGGACTAACAACAAATGGAGTTCTTGTTATGCATCCTCGTAATGGGTTCACAGAAGACTCCAAGCCAGGAGTATGGAGAGAGATTTCTGTATGTGGGAATGTGTTCAGCCTCCGTGAAACCAGATCAGCTCAACAGAGGGGAAAGATG GTGGAGAACGAGACGAACCAGCTGCAGGACGGCTCCCTGATCGACCTGTGCGGGGCGACGCTGCTGTGGCGCACGGCCGAGGGGCTGGCGCGCACGCCGACCGTCAAGCACCTGGAGGCTCTGAGGCAGGAGATCAACGCGGCCAGGCCCCAGTGCCCCGTGGGCTTCAACACCCTGGCCTTCCCCAGCATGAAGAGAAAAGATGTTGTAGACGAAAAGCAGCCGTGGGTGTACCTGAACTGCGGCCACGTGCACGGCTACCACAACTGGGGCAACAAAGAGGAGAGGGACGGCAAGGACCGCGAGTGCCCCATGTGCCGCTCCGTCGGGCCCTACGTGCCCCTGTGGCTCGGCTGTGAAGCGGGGTTTTATGTGGACGCCGGACCCCCGACTCACGCCTTCAGCCCGTGCGGACACGTGTGCTCAGAAAAGACAACTGCATATTGGTCCCAAATTCCTCTTCCTCACGGTACTCACACTTTTCACGCAGCCTGTCCCTTCTGCGCGCATCAGCTGGCTGGTGAGCAGGGCTACATCAGGCTCATTTTCCAAGGGCCTCTCGACTAA
- the PELI1 gene encoding E3 ubiquitin-protein ligase pellino homolog 1 isoform X2, with the protein MFSPDQENHPSKAPVKYGELIVLGYNGSLPNGDRGRRKSRFALFKRPKANGVKPSTVHIACTPQAAKAISNKDQHSISYTLSRAQTVVVEYTHDSNTDMFQIGRSTESPIDFVVTDTVPGSQSNSDTQSVQSTISRFACRIICERNPPFTARIYAAGFDSSKNIFLGEKAAKWKTSDGQMDGLTTNGVLVMHPRNGFTEDSKPGVWREISVCGNVFSLRETRSAQQRGKMVENETNQLQDGSLIDLCGATLLWRTAEGLARTPTVKHLEALRQEINAARPQCPVGFNTLAFPSMKRKDVVDEKQPWVYLNCGHVHGYHNWGNKEERDGKDRECPMCRSVGPYVPLWLGCEAGFYVDAGPPTHAFSPCGHVCSEKTTAYWSQIPLPHGTHTFHAACPFCAHQLAGEQGYIRLIFQGPLD; encoded by the exons ATGTTTTCTCCTGATCAAGAAAATCATCCATCAAAAGCACCAGTCAAATATGGTGAATTGATTGTATTGGG GTACAATGGGTCTCTCCCAAATGGAGAtagaggaagaaggaaaagtaGGTTTGCTTTATTTAAAAGGCCCAAGGCAAATGGGGTGAAACCCAGCACTGTGCACATTGCCTGTACCCCTCAAGCAGCAAAG GCAATAAGTAATAAGGACCAACACAGCATATCTTACACTTTGTCTCGAGCCCAGACAGTAGTGGTTGAATATACTCATGACAGCAACACAGATATGTTCCAG ATTGGTCGGTCAACAGAGAGTCCTATAGACTTCGTAGTAACAGATACAGTTCCTGGGAGTCAGAGTAATTCAGATACACAGTCTGTGCAGAGCACAATATCCAGGTTTGCCTGCAGAATCATATGTGAACGTAACCCTCCCTTTACAGCAAGAATATATGCTGCAGGATTTGACTCctcaaaaaacatttttcttggg GAGAAAGCTGCAAAGTGGAAGACATCAGATGGGCAAATGGATGGACTAACAACAAATGGAGTTCTTGTTATGCATCCTCGTAATGGGTTCACAGAAGACTCCAAGCCAGGAGTATGGAGAGAGATTTCTGTATGTGGGAATGTGTTCAGCCTCCGTGAAACCAGATCAGCTCAACAGAGGGGAAAGATG GTGGAGAACGAGACGAACCAGCTGCAGGACGGCTCCCTGATCGACCTGTGCGGGGCGACGCTGCTGTGGCGCACGGCCGAGGGGCTGGCGCGCACGCCGACCGTCAAGCACCTGGAGGCTCTGAGGCAGGAGATCAACGCGGCCAGGCCCCAGTGCCCCGTGGGCTTCAACACCCTGGCCTTCCCCAGCATGAAGAGAAAAGATGTTGTAGACGAAAAGCAGCCGTGGGTGTACCTGAACTGCGGCCACGTGCACGGCTACCACAACTGGGGCAACAAAGAGGAGAGGGACGGCAAGGACCGCGAGTGCCCCATGTGCCGCTCCGTCGGGCCCTACGTGCCCCTGTGGCTCGGCTGTGAAGCGGGGTTTTATGTGGACGCCGGACCCCCGACTCACGCCTTCAGCCCGTGCGGACACGTGTGCTCAGAAAAGACAACTGCATATTGGTCCCAAATTCCTCTTCCTCACGGTACTCACACTTTTCACGCAGCCTGTCCCTTCTGCGCGCATCAGCTGGCTGGTGAGCAGGGCTACATCAGGCTCATTTTCCAAGGGCCTCTCGACTAA